In Haliotis asinina isolate JCU_RB_2024 chromosome 15, JCU_Hal_asi_v2, whole genome shotgun sequence, one DNA window encodes the following:
- the LOC137265559 gene encoding docking protein 2-like, with protein MFRVHIIGKDGAAKRCHLGGDYQLVVKDSSLCLCGVKLNQVIYEWPYPDIRCYGYTDKVFKFVAGRSSSSGEGMISVQTKDGFAINEAVHEKVRLMKKSMDLESRGENPSPPVDSPKDDQPDYTDPYSVETHATDETCTYMNQ; from the exons ATGTTCCGAGTTCACATCATCGGGAAGGACGGTGCTGCGAAGAGATGTCACCTCGGAGGAGATTACCAACTGGTTGTCAAAGACTCCAGTCTGTGTCTGTGCGGGGTGAAGCTGAACCAGGTCATATATGAATGGCCGTACCCAGATATAAGATGTTACGGGTATACGGACAAGGTTTTCAAATTTGTCGCTGGTCGATCGTCCAGTTCAGGAGaaggaatgatttctgttcagacAAAAGATGGGTTTGCAATAAACGAAGCTGTCCACGAGAAGGTTCGGCTTATGAAGAAAAGCATGGACCTAGAGTCCCGTGGAG AAAACCCAAGTCCTCCTGTAGATAGCCCTAAAGATGACCAGCCTGACTACACAGACCCGTACAGTGTAGAGACCCACGCTACAGACGAGACTTGCACGTATATGAACCAGTGA
- the LOC137265925 gene encoding docking protein 3-like, producing the protein MCLMFRVDLDGDEEASKRCQLKGEYNLWVKDSGLCLCNVTFNHVLYEWPYVYIRRIGKRKQAFYFEAGRRCSSGEGVFTMKTKQYIQIYHAAKEKTTWKSPKEHAVLPKTTLDGRREIPAYENLVKEDVEQKDLGADESDHTYVNLNRLKEQDFVEHQADKVVGIYSEPDITGTYLTAVPEKQKYQRAMPHDDISSTSDMEHVYSLPYST; encoded by the exons ATGTGTCTGATGTTCAGGGTTGACCTCGACGGTGACGAGGAGGCATCCAAAAGATGTCAGTTGAAGGGAGAGTACAACCTTTGGGTGAAGGACTCAGGCTTATGCCTCTGCAATGTCACGTTCAACCATGTTTTATATGAATGGCCGTACGTTTACATACGGAGAATTGGGAAAAGGAAACAGGCATTCTATTTTGAAGCAGGAAGAAGATGTTCATCTGGTGAAGGTGTTTTTACTATGAAAACAAAGCAATACATTCAAATTTACCATGCTGCTAAAGAAAAAACGACATGGAAGTCACCCAAAGAACACGCGGTGTTGCCTAAGACCACTTTGGATG GGCGCAGAGAAATTCCAGCTTATGAAAATCTAGTCAAAGAGGACGTGGAACAGAAAGATCTAGGGGCTGATGAAAGTGACCATACTTACGTGAATCTCAACCGCCTAAAGGAGCAAGACTTTGTGGAACATCAAGCGGATAAAGTTGTCGGTATATACAGCGAACCAGACATCACAGGTACATATTTAACGGCAGTTCCAGAAAAACAGAAATATCAAAGAGCGATGCCACATGATGACATATCTTCTACATCTGATATGGAACATGTATATAGTTTACCATACAGCACCTAG
- the LOC137265335 gene encoding transmembrane protein 230-like has translation MMPKRSVVGQPSSAKYHKLTRTGGDGYIDLQFERPPPKIPYKAILLATGLFVAGSILIVVGALLLSGYISPQYSDRTWPVLILGALMFIPGAYHVRLAYYAYKGYDGYSYEDIPEFE, from the exons ATGATGCCAAAGAGATCTGTGGTGGGTCAGCCCTCCTCGGCCAAGTATCATAAGCTGACAAGGACAGGAGGCGATGGATATATTGACCTACAG TTTGAACGCCCTCCTCCCAAGATTCCCTACAAGGCCATCTTGTTGGCAACAGGCTTGTTTGTGGCAGGGAGTATTCTGATTGTTGTCGGTGCTCTTCTTCTCAGTGGCTACATCAGTCCACAG TATTCTGACAGAACATGGCCAGTGTTGATCCTGGGAGCGTTGATGTTCATCCCCGGTGCGTACCATGTCCGACTAGCATACTATGCATACAAGGGCTATGACGGATACTCATATGAAGACATTCcagaatttgaatga
- the LOC137266047 gene encoding uncharacterized protein, with product MQHELFRVHITGKDGAAKRCHLGGDYQLVVKDSSLCLCGVKLNQVIYEWPYTRIRCYGYTDKTFDFSVGRFCCSGEGMFSIKTKDGLPIYKSVHGKVQVMKKDKDVKHHRRIIHRSEPLLLPARVHRCHKKNRNMDVTDGCHGCEFVYSEPYSLSTRCVYSEPYSTSPSFTTCHDYMPMDGTTSATVAVAGAVAGDNDEYVELYDDCAVGNNEYTKLQPDNTKPYGNGVYEPLKPALPV from the exons ATGCAGCATGAACTGTTCCGAGTTCACATCACCGGGAAGGACGGTGCTGCGAAGCGATGTCACCTCGGAGGAGATTACCAACTGGTTGTCAAAGACTccagtctgtgtctgtgtggggTGAAGCTGAACCAGGTCATATATGAATGGCCGTACACCAGAATAAGGTGTTACGGGTATACGGACAAGACTTTCGATTTTTCAGTTGGACGGTTCTGTTGTTCGGGAGAAGGCATGTTTTCTATTAAGACAAAAGATGGGCTTCCAATATACAAATCTGTCCACGGGAAGGTTCAGGTTATGAAGAAAGACAAAGATGTGAAACATCATCGGAGGATCATACATCGATCAG AACCTCTGTTACTGCCAGCTCGTGTACACAGATGCCATAAGAAGAATAGGAACATGGATGTGACGGATGGGTGTCATGGATGTGAATTCGTTTACAGCGAACCGTACAGTTTAAGTACAAGATGCGTGTACTCTGAACCGTACAGTACAAGTCCATCCTTCACTACATGTCATGATTACATGCCCATGGATGGGACGACATCAGcaactgttgctgttgctggtgCTGTTGCTGGTGACAATgatgaatatgtggaactgtacGATGACTGCGCGGTAGGAAACAACGAATACACGAAACTCCAGCCTGATAACACAAAACCATATGGCAACGGTGTTTATGAACCGTTGAAACCAGCGTTACCCGTGTAA
- the LOC137265334 gene encoding N-acetyl-D-glucosamine kinase-like produces the protein MSGDEFDYFGGIEGGATHSKMVLIRSDGKVAGWSEGPCTNQWLIGLEECLKRINTMTVEVKQKAGVEASKPLKALGMSLSGGDESESQRQLKEGIKTNYADLTSHTYVASDTFGALATALSNGGIVLIAGTGSNCQLINPDNSAYRCGGWGHLIGDESSAYWISHKALKMYFDVEDNLVECPYDTTAVKDIMCSYFEIKDRPELLNFLYAKFEKAKIAGMCKELAKCAVDTKDPLCLHIFEEAGKLLAQHILAVGPKMDKKILEGDGGLHVVCVGSVWKSWSLLEPGFVAVMSEGGPKLGITEVTLMELLVSGAVGAASLAARDINFDLPMDYKVNAKIFFNKKLE, from the exons ATGTCTGGCGACGAATTTGACTACTTTGGAGGCATCGAAGG GGGTGCAACACATTCAAAAATGGTACTTATCCGATCGGATGGAAAGGTGGCTGGTTGGAGTGAGGGTCCCTGTACAAATCAGTGG CTCATTGGTCTAGAAGAGTGCCTGAAGAGAATCAACACAATGACAGTTGAAGTGAAGCAGAAGGCAGGAGTAGAAGCATCAAAACCACTCAAGGCTCTG GGAATGTCCTTGAGTGGAGGGGATGAGTCTGAGAGTCAGCGGCAACTAAAGGAAGGGATAAAGACAAACTATGCAGATCTGACAAGCCACACATACGTTGCCAGTGACACGTTTGGAGCACTTGCTACTGCACTATCTAATG GTGGGATTGTTCTCATTGCGGGCACTGGCTCCAACTGTCAGCTGATCAACCCAGACAACTCAGCCTATCGGTGTGGAGGATGGGGGCATCTCATTGGGGATGAGTCATCAG CTTACTGGATTTCACACAAAGCTttgaagatgtattttgatgtgGAAGATAATCTGGTGGAATGCCCTTATGATACAACAGCTGTAAAAGATATTATGTGTTCCTACTTTGAA ATAAAGGACAGACCTGAACTACTAAACTTTCTGTATGCTAAGTTTGAGAAGGCCAAGATTGCTGGAATGTGTAAAGAATTAGCTAAAT GTGCGGTGGATACAAAGGATCCTCTGTGCCTGCATATATTTGAAGAGGCTGGAAAACTCCTGGCTCAACACATACTTGCCGTCGGGCCAAAGATGGACAAG AAAATACTGGAGGGGGATGGAGGCCTCCATGTTGTGTGTGTGGGGTCTGTGTGGAAGAGTTGGTCACTGCTGGAACCAG GTTTTGTTGCTGTGATGTCTGAGGGAGGACCGAAGCTGGGCATCACAGAGGTGACGTTGATGGAGCTGCTAGTGTCGGGGGCTGTGGGTGCAGCATCCCTTGCTGCCAGAGACATCAACTTTGATCTACCCATGGACTACAAGGTTAATGCCAAGATCTTCTTCAACAAGAAGCTGGAATGA